Proteins encoded by one window of Polaribacter haliotis:
- a CDS encoding head GIN domain-containing protein, with the protein MNNKIIFTCLIFAISFSMNAQNWWGNNKKIKGNGKVVTVNRTTTDFDGVSAGGSFDVQLIKGKEGNIKIEGEENIIPYIETEVKGNTLKVSYKNNTNIRTTKRLTVTIFYNDIESVGLGGSGNISCKEKIEAKNFNVSLGGSGKIDLHINAREIRASIGGSGDIDLKGNTTEFTCSIAGSGSIRAFELKTDEVKATVAGSGSIKTTVKSKINAKIVGSGSLYYKGNPSHIDTKSVGSGSVIDRN; encoded by the coding sequence ATGAACAATAAAATAATTTTTACCTGTCTAATTTTTGCCATTTCATTTTCTATGAATGCCCAAAATTGGTGGGGAAATAATAAGAAAATAAAAGGAAATGGAAAAGTGGTAACTGTAAATAGAACCACAACCGATTTCGATGGAGTATCTGCTGGCGGTTCTTTTGATGTACAACTAATAAAAGGTAAAGAAGGAAACATTAAAATTGAAGGAGAAGAAAACATAATACCTTATATAGAAACAGAAGTGAAAGGAAATACTTTAAAAGTAAGCTATAAGAACAACACCAATATTAGAACCACAAAAAGGCTAACTGTAACCATTTTTTATAATGATATTGAAAGTGTTGGTTTGGGTGGTTCTGGAAATATTTCTTGTAAAGAAAAAATTGAAGCTAAGAATTTTAATGTAAGCTTAGGAGGTTCTGGAAAAATAGATTTACATATTAATGCCCGAGAAATTAGAGCTTCTATTGGTGGTTCTGGAGATATCGATTTAAAAGGAAATACTACAGAATTTACTTGTTCAATTGCAGGTTCTGGAAGCATAAGAGCTTTCGAATTAAAAACTGATGAAGTAAAAGCAACTGTAGCAGGTTCTGGAAGCATTAAAACAACTGTAAAATCTAAAATTAATGCAAAAATCGTAGGTTCTGGAAGTCTTTATTATAAAGGAAACCCAAGCCATATAGACACAAAGTCTGTGGGTTCTGGAAGTGTAATTGATAGGAATTAG
- a CDS encoding choice-of-anchor V domain-containing protein, protein MKKNYIFKIFLLSIPFIALVLMSNAGGKVNATSTGSPGDGGSCISCHNGGNFGASAAISTNIPATGYDTNTAYTITVTANSSAPAHGFQLTAEKESNNSKIGTFTPGSTTRTINAGNTSITHNSPNNKSWTFTWNSPATDEGQIKFYAAVNAANGNGSAFDSSDQTVLTSTNTINVLGIPEAKRLNFEMFPNPSSTMLNIQLPAENFNGKVEFFDVVGRMILSKKITSKDKNVDVTNLNKGIYTLKITSDNKVGSKQFIKN, encoded by the coding sequence ATGAAAAAAAACTACATTTTTAAAATCTTTTTACTGTCAATCCCTTTTATAGCTTTAGTTTTAATGTCTAATGCTGGAGGAAAAGTAAATGCAACTTCTACAGGTTCTCCTGGTGATGGAGGTTCTTGTATCTCTTGCCATAATGGAGGTAATTTTGGTGCTTCTGCAGCTATTTCTACTAATATTCCTGCAACTGGTTACGATACTAATACAGCATATACAATAACTGTAACTGCAAATTCTTCTGCGCCAGCACATGGTTTTCAATTAACAGCAGAAAAGGAAAGCAATAATTCTAAAATAGGAACTTTTACTCCTGGAAGTACTACAAGAACTATAAATGCAGGAAATACATCGATAACTCATAACAGCCCAAATAATAAATCTTGGACTTTTACTTGGAATTCTCCTGCGACTGACGAAGGACAAATAAAATTTTATGCAGCAGTAAATGCAGCAAATGGTAATGGAAGTGCTTTTGATAGCTCGGACCAAACTGTTTTAACTTCTACAAATACTATAAATGTTTTAGGAATACCTGAAGCGAAACGTTTAAATTTTGAAATGTTTCCTAATCCTTCTTCGACAATGTTAAATATTCAATTACCAGCTGAAAATTTTAATGGAAAAGTAGAGTTTTTTGATGTTGTTGGGCGAATGATTTTATCGAAAAAAATTACTTCTAAGGATAAAAATGTAGATGTAACTAATTTAAATAAAGGAATTTATACGCTTAAAATAACTTCCGATAATAAAGTTGGGTCAAAACAATTTATCAAAAATTAA
- a CDS encoding GlmU family protein produces the protein MNYILFDGDVRNSLLPFTYTRPVAEIRIGILTIREKWEKHLGLTTTTITEEYLEEKFPMVEMEENILINASFCPTNSLIEKVKNLSKNEAIFKGEDVIAFFTSDSQEEVNFDEYTQIEFEEDLIQIKENWDIFSLNGKAIQEDFDLITKDRTSQPIPEGVQVINKENIFIEEGAEIIFSSLNASKGPIYIGKDALIMENSSIRGPFSMSENAVVKMGTKIYGDTTLGPFCKVGGEINNSVLFGFTSKGHDGYLGNSVLGEWCNLGADTNNSNLKNNYAEVRLWKYETGGFAKTGLQFCGLMMGDHSKCGINTMFNTGTVVGVSTNLFGSGFPRNFIPSFSWGGAAGFTTFQMKKVSEVASAVMKRKNLDFDDKDQRILDHVFEITKEYRNY, from the coding sequence ATGAATTATATTTTATTTGATGGCGATGTTAGAAATTCGCTTTTACCTTTTACCTACACAAGACCTGTTGCAGAAATTAGAATTGGAATTTTAACCATTAGAGAAAAATGGGAAAAGCACTTAGGTTTAACTACTACAACAATTACTGAAGAATATTTGGAAGAGAAATTTCCAATGGTAGAAATGGAAGAAAATATTTTAATTAATGCTTCTTTTTGCCCAACAAATTCTCTAATAGAAAAAGTTAAGAATTTATCTAAAAACGAAGCCATTTTTAAAGGTGAAGATGTAATTGCATTTTTTACTTCCGATTCTCAAGAGGAAGTAAATTTTGATGAATATACTCAAATTGAATTCGAAGAGGATTTAATTCAAATTAAAGAAAATTGGGATATTTTTTCTTTAAACGGAAAAGCGATTCAAGAAGATTTCGATTTAATTACAAAAGATAGAACCTCACAACCAATTCCAGAAGGAGTTCAAGTAATAAATAAAGAAAATATTTTTATTGAAGAAGGAGCAGAGATTATTTTTTCTTCTTTAAATGCATCTAAAGGCCCCATTTATATTGGTAAAGATGCTTTAATTATGGAAAATTCTTCCATTAGAGGTCCATTTTCTATGAGCGAAAATGCTGTTGTAAAAATGGGAACCAAAATTTACGGAGATACTACACTTGGCCCTTTTTGTAAAGTTGGAGGGGAAATAAATAATTCTGTTTTATTTGGTTTTACAAGTAAAGGACATGATGGTTATCTAGGGAATTCCGTTTTAGGAGAATGGTGTAATTTAGGTGCAGATACAAACAATTCGAATCTTAAAAATAATTATGCAGAAGTTCGTTTATGGAAATATGAAACTGGAGGTTTTGCAAAAACAGGTTTGCAATTTTGTGGTTTAATGATGGGAGATCACTCCAAATGTGGTATTAATACCATGTTTAATACTGGAACTGTTGTTGGTGTAAGTACAAATCTTTTTGGAAGCGGATTTCCAAGAAATTTTATACCTTCTTTTAGTTGGGGAGGAGCTGCAGGTTTTACAACATTTCAAATGAAAAAAGTATCGGAAGTTGCATCTGCAGTAATGAAACGTAAAAATTTAGATTTCGATGATAAAGATCAACGAATTTTAGATCATGTTTTTGAGATTACGAAGGAATATAGAAATTACTAG
- a CDS encoding acyl-CoA thioesterase has product MKKKFKHIKESQLTITELMLPSHSNFSGKIHGGHILNLMDQIAFACASKHSENYCVTASVNKVDFLNPIEVGELVTLKASINYTGRTSMVVGLRVESENIRTGEKKHCNSSYFTMVAKDEAGKSAPIPGIILTTKDEIRRFARSITRQNEGRHRTSRFSSKIFKTDAYIHLLEESNSKIELK; this is encoded by the coding sequence ATGAAAAAGAAATTTAAACATATTAAAGAATCTCAATTAACCATTACTGAGTTAATGTTACCTTCTCATTCTAATTTTAGTGGAAAAATTCATGGTGGACATATTTTAAACCTAATGGATCAAATTGCGTTTGCATGTGCTTCGAAACATTCCGAAAATTATTGTGTAACTGCTTCTGTAAACAAGGTAGATTTTCTAAATCCGATTGAAGTTGGTGAATTAGTAACCTTAAAAGCCTCCATAAATTATACTGGAAGAACTTCTATGGTTGTAGGTTTACGAGTAGAATCGGAAAATATTAGGACTGGCGAAAAGAAACATTGTAACTCTTCTTATTTTACAATGGTTGCCAAAGATGAAGCTGGAAAAAGCGCACCAATCCCTGGAATTATTTTAACTACTAAAGATGAAATAAGACGTTTTGCAAGATCTATTACAAGACAAAATGAAGGTAGACACAGAACATCTCGTTTTAGTAGTAAAATTTTTAAAACGGACGCTTATATTCATTTATTAGAGGAAAGTAATTCTAAAATTGAGTTGAAATAA
- a CDS encoding RNA polymerase sigma factor, translated as MEANQPHITNLIERCKKSDKNAQLEIYKAYYKAMYNVSFRILKDEFEAEDIMQEAFLTVFTKMHTYKGEVTFGAWLKRIVINKSLTQLKKNSRYKEVKMEVIPNDDVVQEEVMEYSGLKVNTVLNCLQGLKENYRLVLNLHLIEGYDYEEIAQILNYTNENVRTTVSRAKKKLKQVLLAENIQTQAYGR; from the coding sequence TTGGAAGCTAATCAACCACATATAACCAACCTTATAGAACGCTGCAAAAAGTCGGATAAAAACGCGCAATTAGAAATTTACAAAGCTTATTACAAGGCAATGTACAATGTTTCTTTTCGTATTTTAAAAGATGAATTTGAAGCAGAAGATATAATGCAAGAAGCCTTTTTAACGGTCTTCACAAAAATGCATACCTATAAAGGAGAAGTTACATTTGGGGCGTGGTTAAAGAGAATTGTAATCAATAAAAGTTTAACTCAGTTAAAGAAAAATTCTAGATATAAAGAGGTGAAAATGGAAGTAATTCCTAATGATGATGTTGTGCAGGAGGAAGTAATGGAATACTCTGGTTTAAAAGTAAACACCGTTTTAAATTGTTTGCAAGGTTTAAAAGAAAATTACAGATTGGTATTAAATTTGCATTTAATTGAAGGTTATGATTATGAAGAAATTGCACAAATATTAAATTATACCAACGAAAATGTAAGAACAACAGTTTCGAGAGCAAAGAAAAAATTAAAGCAAGTTTTACTTGCAGAGAATATACAAACACAAGCATATGGAAGATAA
- a CDS encoding 6-phosphogluconate dehydrogenase: MKKIIGILLTVVILITLLYYAFIYNITFSEGVRSGELIKISKKGIIVKTWEGEISQGISGAQIFAFSVEDKNENVVENLKKYQGRYVKLTYIERYATFFWLGDTKYFITKVEEDQSPHFRRN; the protein is encoded by the coding sequence ATGAAAAAAATTATAGGAATTTTACTAACTGTTGTAATTTTAATTACGTTATTATATTACGCCTTTATTTATAACATTACTTTTAGTGAAGGTGTTCGTTCTGGCGAATTAATTAAAATAAGCAAAAAAGGTATTATAGTAAAAACTTGGGAAGGAGAAATTAGTCAAGGTATTTCAGGAGCACAAATTTTTGCTTTTTCAGTAGAAGACAAAAACGAAAATGTAGTCGAAAACTTAAAAAAATATCAAGGACGATATGTAAAACTAACCTATATAGAAAGATATGCCACATTTTTCTGGTTAGGTGACACCAAGTATTTTATTACAAAAGTAGAAGAAGATCAATCTCCACATTTTAGAAGAAATTAA
- a CDS encoding OB-fold protein: MKHKYLSIALLVLLVVVFFGYNYMYKNHRNISNENAHYKLNVENFYKNYKESPKIATKKFLDKTIELTGTVTEIESDNFMMDDKVIFYTDSLVIKAIFIGKKITVKGRSIGYDELLENPKIDQTTITN; this comes from the coding sequence ATGAAACATAAATATTTATCAATAGCATTATTAGTTTTACTTGTAGTCGTTTTTTTTGGCTATAATTACATGTATAAAAATCATAGGAACATTTCTAATGAAAATGCACACTATAAATTAAATGTAGAAAATTTTTATAAAAATTATAAGGAAAGCCCAAAAATTGCGACTAAAAAATTTTTAGATAAAACTATTGAGTTAACTGGTACAGTAACAGAGATAGAATCCGATAATTTTATGATGGACGATAAAGTAATTTTTTACACAGATAGTTTGGTTATTAAGGCCATTTTTATTGGAAAAAAAATTACTGTAAAAGGAAGAAGTATTGGATATGATGAATTATTGGAAAACCCTAAAATAGATCAAACAACAATTACTAACTAA
- a CDS encoding DUF5777 family beta-barrel protein → MKNINFSIIALFFFSFITFAQEDLLEELDNDLIDDTKVSSVFKGIKIINMESTKLAAKEDFYFMISHRFGSIKSGIDDLFGLDNSNIRFSFIYGFSEWLTAGISRSSFNKTYDGHIKYRLFQQEKDGFPFNIVGFNSIEYNTGLKEVNYPLIENKDRFSYAMELLISRKINNNLSLQIAPIYLHQNFVEEDTQNNSQFLLGFGSRYKVSKRITINLEYHAHFNRAENSNFRNPLSLGVDIETGGHVFQLHLSNSRLMNEAGYLANSTGEWSKGEIFLGFNIWRVF, encoded by the coding sequence ATGAAAAACATCAACTTTTCCATAATAGCATTATTTTTCTTTAGTTTTATAACTTTTGCTCAAGAAGATTTATTAGAAGAATTAGATAACGATTTAATTGACGATACAAAAGTATCTTCTGTTTTTAAAGGAATAAAAATTATAAATATGGAGTCTACAAAGTTGGCTGCAAAAGAGGATTTTTATTTTATGATTTCTCATAGATTTGGTTCTATAAAATCGGGTATAGATGATTTGTTTGGGTTAGATAATTCTAATATTCGTTTTAGTTTTATATATGGATTTTCTGAATGGTTAACTGCTGGAATTTCTAGGAGCTCCTTTAATAAAACGTATGATGGTCATATAAAATATAGGCTTTTTCAACAAGAGAAAGATGGATTTCCTTTTAATATTGTAGGCTTTAACTCTATAGAATATAACACAGGTTTAAAAGAAGTTAATTATCCTTTAATAGAAAATAAAGATCGTTTCTCATATGCAATGGAATTGTTAATTTCTAGAAAAATTAATAATAATCTCTCACTTCAAATTGCGCCTATTTATTTACATCAGAACTTTGTAGAAGAAGACACACAAAATAATTCGCAATTTTTACTTGGTTTTGGTTCGAGATATAAAGTTAGTAAGCGAATAACAATTAACTTAGAGTATCATGCTCATTTTAATAGAGCCGAAAATTCGAATTTTAGAAACCCACTTTCTTTAGGGGTTGATATTGAAACTGGGGGACACGTTTTTCAACTACATCTTTCTAATTCTAGATTAATGAATGAGGCAGGATATTTAGCGAATTCTACTGGAGAATGGTCCAAGGGAGAAATCTTTTTAGGTTTTAATATTTGGAGAGTGTTTTAA
- a CDS encoding T9SS type A sorting domain-containing protein yields MKLIFATIFLTLCIAHKTNSQIVIIEATLQSPCASLKIKNPYIEELNIFPNPTNGKISIKGINKSLTSQVKIYDVKGSLVFTKKISYNNILDVSRLNNGFYFLKYENSEKKVTKKLIIQK; encoded by the coding sequence ATGAAATTAATATTTGCAACAATCTTTCTTACGCTTTGTATTGCACATAAAACCAATTCTCAAATAGTTATTATCGAAGCTACATTACAATCTCCTTGTGCTTCACTGAAAATAAAAAATCCTTATATTGAGGAATTGAATATTTTTCCAAATCCTACAAATGGAAAAATCTCTATAAAAGGTATAAATAAGTCACTAACTTCTCAAGTAAAAATTTATGATGTTAAAGGTTCTTTAGTATTCACTAAAAAAATTAGCTACAACAATATTTTAGATGTAAGTAGACTTAATAATGGTTTTTATTTTTTGAAGTATGAAAACTCAGAAAAAAAAGTTACAAAAAAATTAATCATCCAAAAGTAA
- a CDS encoding YceI family protein, whose translation MQKNILILIVFFISFSFFSQDKYYTKSGEITFESSVPSFEEVKAENTKVTAILKNNGEIAVLALTKGFRFKISLMEEHFNENYIESDKFPKAKFTGEIINFDANSINIDNNYQIKGNITLHGIEHEVIIKANIKKSANVITLVSNFKLKPEDFNIKIPNIVRKKIAQEVDVYLNFQLLKK comes from the coding sequence ATGCAAAAAAATATTTTAATTTTAATCGTTTTTTTTATATCATTTTCTTTTTTTTCGCAGGATAAATATTATACAAAATCTGGAGAAATAACTTTTGAATCTTCTGTGCCTTCTTTTGAAGAAGTTAAAGCTGAAAATACTAAAGTAACTGCCATTTTAAAAAATAATGGAGAAATTGCAGTATTGGCATTAACTAAAGGTTTTCGTTTTAAAATATCTCTTATGGAAGAGCATTTTAACGAAAATTATATAGAATCAGATAAATTTCCTAAAGCAAAGTTTACAGGGGAAATTATAAATTTTGATGCTAATTCCATCAATATCGATAATAATTATCAAATTAAAGGTAATATAACTTTACATGGAATTGAGCATGAAGTTATAATTAAAGCAAACATAAAAAAGAGTGCAAACGTTATAACATTAGTATCCAATTTTAAATTAAAACCAGAAGATTTTAATATTAAAATTCCGAACATTGTTAGAAAAAAAATTGCACAAGAGGTAGATGTTTATCTTAATTTTCAGCTCTTAAAAAAATAA
- the lon gene encoding endopeptidase La, giving the protein MTDIKKMSKPKVMRLDNMSLHSMLNEDSELIPLMTPEDEEIINNESVPEILPILPLRNTVLFPGVVIPITAGRDQSIQLIKDANKGDKVIGVVAQKNEEIEEPGLKDIHTTGVVAQILRVLKMPDGNTTVIIQGKKRFEIDTLIQDKPYLKATVKEAVEDKIITDEKEFEAIIESIKEQALEVIKENPMLPSEASFAIKNIKSSSFLVNFISSNMDLSVMQKQVILEKDNLKERALLTLTNLNKELQKLKLRNDIQSKTREDLDQQQKEYYLHQQLKTIQEELGGVSNDQELEEMRKKGKAKKWTKEVEKTFEKELGRLKRMNPQMAEYGVQRSYLELLLELPWGEYTIDKFDLKRATKILNRDHFGLDKVKDRIIEHLAVLKLRNDMKSPILCLYGPPGVGKTSLGKSVAEALGRKYVRMSLGGLRDEAEIRGHRKTYIGAMPGRLIQNLKKAESSNPVFVLDEIDKLGQSHQGDPSSAMLEVLDPEQNESFYDNYLEVGYDLSKILFIATANNLGQIPWALRDRMEIINVTGYTIEEKVEIAKRHLLPKQLKEHGLTTEHLKLGKKQLEQIVEGYTRESGVRGLEKKVAKVVRFAAKSIALEEEYNIAITSEDVEKILGTPRNRDKYENNGVAGVVTGLAWTSVGGDILFIESILSKGKGTLSITGNLGNVMKESATIALQYIKSNAEEFGIKPEIMEKYNVHIHVPEGATPKDGPSAGITMLTSLVSSYTQRKVKNKLAMTGEITLRGKVLPVGGIKEKILAAKRANIKEIILCEDNRKDILEITESYLKGLTFHYVSDMKQVIDIALTKQKVKNAKKLV; this is encoded by the coding sequence ATGACAGATATAAAGAAGATGAGCAAACCAAAAGTAATGAGATTAGACAATATGTCGCTTCATAGCATGCTAAATGAAGATTCTGAGTTAATTCCTTTAATGACGCCAGAAGATGAAGAGATTATTAATAACGAAAGTGTACCAGAAATTCTACCAATATTACCTTTAAGAAATACGGTTTTATTTCCAGGTGTTGTAATTCCTATTACAGCTGGTAGAGACCAATCTATTCAGTTGATAAAAGATGCAAACAAAGGCGATAAAGTTATTGGAGTTGTTGCACAAAAGAATGAAGAAATAGAAGAACCTGGTTTAAAAGATATCCATACAACAGGAGTTGTAGCACAGATTTTACGTGTTTTAAAAATGCCAGATGGAAATACAACTGTTATTATACAGGGTAAAAAACGTTTCGAAATAGATACACTTATACAAGATAAACCGTATTTAAAAGCGACTGTAAAAGAAGCTGTAGAAGATAAAATTATTACAGATGAAAAAGAGTTTGAAGCAATAATAGAATCGATAAAAGAACAAGCATTAGAGGTAATTAAGGAAAACCCGATGTTGCCTTCAGAAGCATCTTTTGCGATAAAAAATATAAAATCGAGTTCTTTTTTGGTGAATTTTATTTCTTCGAATATGGATTTAAGTGTGATGCAAAAACAAGTAATTTTAGAAAAAGACAATCTAAAAGAACGTGCATTGTTAACACTTACAAACCTGAACAAAGAACTTCAGAAATTAAAATTACGAAATGATATTCAGTCTAAAACAAGAGAAGATTTAGACCAACAACAGAAAGAGTATTATTTACACCAGCAATTAAAAACCATTCAAGAAGAATTGGGTGGTGTTTCTAACGACCAAGAGTTGGAAGAAATGCGTAAAAAAGGGAAAGCTAAAAAATGGACAAAAGAGGTTGAGAAAACGTTTGAAAAAGAATTAGGTCGATTAAAGAGAATGAATCCGCAAATGGCGGAATATGGTGTTCAAAGAAGTTATTTAGAGCTCTTATTAGAATTGCCTTGGGGCGAATACACAATTGATAAATTCGATTTAAAAAGAGCAACAAAAATCTTAAATAGAGATCATTTTGGTTTAGACAAAGTAAAAGACAGAATTATAGAACATTTGGCGGTTTTAAAGTTGAGAAACGATATGAAATCTCCTATTTTATGTTTGTATGGACCTCCAGGAGTTGGTAAAACTTCGTTAGGAAAATCGGTTGCAGAAGCTTTAGGAAGAAAATACGTTCGTATGTCTTTGGGTGGTTTGCGAGACGAAGCAGAAATTAGAGGGCATAGAAAAACTTATATTGGAGCGATGCCTGGACGTTTAATTCAGAATTTGAAAAAAGCCGAAAGCTCGAATCCTGTTTTTGTGTTAGATGAAATTGATAAATTAGGGCAAAGTCATCAAGGAGACCCATCTTCTGCGATGTTAGAAGTGTTGGATCCAGAACAAAACGAATCTTTTTACGACAATTATTTAGAGGTTGGTTACGATTTATCGAAAATCCTTTTTATTGCCACAGCAAACAATTTAGGGCAAATTCCTTGGGCTTTGCGTGATAGAATGGAAATTATAAATGTAACTGGTTATACAATTGAAGAAAAAGTAGAAATCGCGAAAAGACATTTGTTACCAAAGCAATTAAAAGAACATGGTTTAACAACAGAGCATTTAAAGTTGGGTAAAAAACAATTAGAACAAATTGTTGAAGGCTATACAAGAGAATCTGGAGTTCGTGGTTTGGAAAAGAAAGTAGCGAAAGTGGTGCGTTTTGCTGCAAAATCGATTGCTTTAGAAGAAGAATATAACATTGCAATTACAAGCGAAGATGTCGAAAAAATCTTGGGAACTCCAAGAAATAGAGACAAATACGAAAATAATGGAGTAGCAGGTGTGGTTACTGGATTAGCGTGGACTAGCGTTGGTGGAGATATTTTATTTATAGAATCTATTTTATCGAAAGGTAAAGGAACACTTTCTATTACTGGTAATTTAGGAAATGTAATGAAAGAATCTGCAACAATTGCTTTGCAATACATAAAATCTAATGCAGAAGAATTTGGTATAAAACCAGAAATTATGGAGAAGTACAATGTCCATATTCACGTTCCTGAAGGCGCAACACCAAAAGACGGCCCAAGTGCAGGTATTACCATGTTAACCTCTTTGGTTTCTTCTTACACGCAACGAAAAGTAAAAAACAAGTTAGCAATGACTGGCGAAATTACTTTACGAGGAAAAGTATTGCCAGTTGGTGGAATTAAAGAAAAAATATTAGCAGCAAAAAGAGCAAATATCAAGGAAATTATTCTGTGTGAAGACAACAGAAAAGATATTTTAGAAATTACTGAAAGTTATTTAAAAGGACTTACGTTCCATTATGTTTCGGATATGAAACAAGTAATTGATATCGCGCTTACAAAGCAGAAAGTAAAAAATGCTAAGAAATTAGTGTAA